A genome region from Oncorhynchus masou masou isolate Uvic2021 chromosome 14, UVic_Omas_1.1, whole genome shotgun sequence includes the following:
- the LOC135554528 gene encoding immediate early response gene 2 protein-like, whose amino-acid sequence MEVSAEAKRIMVHALGKLYSSRAQRGGHGLHRSLLLKLVMQSARDIYHASQASCETTTAAETIQQESPMEETTGDRLEREVSSSLSGLPATPQPQEIAVSSEDETNSHPLHYSVTAGREDKANRGPSRPDRNARKRRGKAAAEPDFLPCKKAKMEQGRNTVTRSSVNCYRVGGDSLVSSVPMLRAIAAF is encoded by the coding sequence ATGGAGGTCAGCGCTGAGGCCAAGAGGATTATGGTCCACGCTTTAGGCAAATTATACAGCTCGCGCGCCCAGCGCGGGGGACACGGTCTCCACCGGAGCCTGCTGCTCAAGCTCGTAATGCAGTCCGCCCGGGATATCTACCACGCATCGCAGGCCAGTTGTGAAACCACGACAGCAGCAGAGACGATCCAGCAAGAGTCGCCGATGGAGGAAACAACTGGAGACCGTTTGGAGAGGGAGGTTTCATCGTCTCTGTCTGGACTACCCGCGACCCCCCAGCCCCAGGAGATTGCAGTATCCTCCGAGGACGAAACGAACTCACACCCGCTGCACTACAGTGTAACCGCAGGTAGAGAAGACAAGGCGAACCGGGGCCCGTCGAGGCCTGACCGTAACGCCAGGAAGAGACGCGGCAAGGCGGCCGCGGAGCCCGACTTCCTCCCCTGCAAGAAAGCGAAAATGGAGCAAGGGAGAAATACCGTCACACGGAGCTCTGTGAACTGCTACCGTGTCGGCGGGGACTCCCTGGTCTCATCGGTGCCCATGTTAAGAGCCATTGCTGCGTTTTGA
- the LOC135554830 gene encoding nucleus accumbens-associated protein 1-like: MTSASCRTAGFLQIQQIMENTGTGTATALFFQVQVSSPSCDSQGLQAEEAPPSEPQSPVTQTVAAGTGSRPASCLTPLPLVSRVKTEQQGNQSEASPYSVVCTPVAKRLWEGGSSRDGGGGGSGGGGSRKAARFSQESVRGSAIQSSGALAMAMGMGASGAGIGSGVGGHGSGSNGSVVSMGNVASEGASPGTMSAYTSDSPISYHDEEEEEEVTEEQTEEQYRQICNMYTMYSMLNVGAAAGERVEALPDHSETRGRMRGRQDLSSLPAELITQIGNRCHPKLYEEGDPAEKLELVSGTCVFISRAQLMNCHVSAGTRHKVLLRRLLAAFFDRNTLANSCGTGIRSSTNDPSRKPLDNRVLHAVKFYSQNFATSFKESEMNAIAADMCTNARRVVRKSWIPKLKLLMAEGDAYSAFLPDAKMEADALGAEPGFEPNTLEGAETGGSSGESLQGVGSDGGTLF, from the exons TCCAGGTTTCCTCGCCCAGCTGTGACTCCCAGGGCCTGCAAGCCGAGGAGGCTCCGCCCTCCGAACCCCAGAGCCCCGTCACTCAAACTGTTGCCGCGGGGACTGGCAGTCGCCCCGCCTCCTGCCTTACCCCCCTCCCCCTCGTGTCGCGGGTGAAGACAGAGCAGCAGGGCAACCAATCAGAAGCCTCGCCCTACTCGGTGGTGTGCACCCCTGTGGCCAAGCGCTTGTGGGAGGGCGGCAGCAGCCGAGACGGGGGTGGAGGGGGCTCAGGTGGAGGCGGATCCAGGAAGGCCGCCCGCTTTTCCCAGGAGTCTGTGCGAGGGAGTGCCATCCAGAGCTCGGGGGCACTGGCAATGGCCATGGGGATGGGGGCCAGCGGGGCGGGGATAGGATCAGGGGTCGGGGGTCACGGCAGCGGGTCCAACGGGAGTGTGGTCTCCATGGGCAACGTGGCATCGGAGGGCGCCAGCCCGGGCACGATGAGCGCCTACACCAGTGACTCGCCTATCAGTTACCatgacgaggaggaagaggaggaggtgacaGAGGAGCAGACGGAGGAGCAGTACAGGCAGATCTGTAACATGTACACCATGTACAGCATGCTCAATGTGGGCGCCGCAG CTGGTGAGCGTGTGGAGGCCCTGCCGGACCACTCAGAGACCCGGGGTCGTATGCGGGGTCGCCAGGACCTGTCGTCTCTCCCCGCTGAGCTCATCACACAGATAGGCAACCGCTGCCACCCCAAACTATACGAGGAGGGGGACCCCGCAGAGAAACTAGAGCTTGTctcag GTACTTGTGTGTTCATATCTCGAGCCCAGCTGATGAACTGTCATGTGAGTGCAGGGACCAGGCACAAGGTGTTGCTCAGGAGGCTGCTGGCTGCCTTCTTCGACAG GAATACTCTGGCTAACAGCTGTGGAACAGGAATCCGCTCCTCCACTAACGACCCCAGCCGCAAGCCCCTGGACAACAGAGTGTTGCACGCAGTCAAAT tctACAGCCAGAACTTCGCCACGAGCTTCAAGGAGAGCGAGATGAACGCCATCGCTGCGGACATGTGCACCAACGCCCGCCGCGTCGTCCGCAAGAGCTGGATCCCCAAGCTGAAGCTGCTCATGGCCGAGGGCGATGCGTACTCCGCCTTCCTCCCCGATGCCAAGATGGAGGCCGACGCCCTAGGGGCGGAGCCAGGCTTTGAACCCAACACCCTGGAGGGCGCTGAGACGGGTGGCTCGTCCGGCGAGTCGCTGCAGGGGGTGGGCAGCGACGGAGGCACATTGTTTTAG